The following coding sequences lie in one Oncorhynchus kisutch isolate 150728-3 linkage group LG17, Okis_V2, whole genome shotgun sequence genomic window:
- the LOC109907818 gene encoding mRNA export factor isoform X3 translates to MSLFGTSTGFGAGGFGAATTDTHNPMKDVEVTSPPDDSISCLAFSPPAMPGNFLIGGSWANDVRCWEVQDNGQTVPKAQQMHTGPVLDVCWSEDGSKVFTASCDKTAKMWDLNSNQAIQIAQHDAPIRTVHWIKAPNYNCIMTGSWDKTLKFWDTRSPNPMMSLQLPERCYCADVVYPMAVVASAERGLIVYQLENQPSEFRRIDSPLKHQHRCIAIFKDKQNKPAGFALGSIEGRVAIHYINPPNPAKDNFTFKCHRSNGTNTTTPQDIYAVNAISFHPVHGTLATVGSDGRFSFWDKDARTKLKTSEQLDQPITACSFNNNGNIFAYASSYDWSKGHEYYNPQKKNYIFLRNATEELKPRNKK, encoded by the exons ATGAGCTTGTTTGGGACCAGCACTGGGTTTGGCGCAGGGGGATTCGGAGCGGCAACCACGGACACACACAACCCAATGAAG GATGTGGAAGTAACCTCACCCCCAGATGACAGCATCAGTTGCTTGGCGTTTAGTCCCCCTGCCATGCCAGGGAACTTCTTGATAGGGGGGTCCTGGGCCAATGAT GTGAGGTGTTGGGAGGTACAGGACAATGGGCAGACAGTCCCCAAAGCCCAGCAAATGCACACAGGTCCAGTCCTTGATGTCTGCTGGAGCGAA GATGGAAGCAAAGTTTTCACTGCATCTTGTGATAAGACTGCCAAAATGTGGGATCTCAACAGCAACCAGGCAATACAGATCGCACAG CATGATGCTCCTATCAGAACAGTCCACTGGATCAAAGCCCCCAACTACAACTGCATCATGACAGGCAGCTGGGACAAAACTCTGAAG TTCTGGGACACCCGTTCGCCCAACCCAATGATGTCCCTGCAGCTGCCGGAGAGGTGCTACTGTGCAGACGTG GTGTATCCCATGGCAGTGGTAGCATCGGCAGAGCGAGGTTTGATTGTATATCAGCTTGAGAACCAGCCGTCCGAGTTCAGGAGGATAGACTCACCACTCAAACACCAG CACCGCTGCATAGCCATCTTTAAGGACAAACAGAACAAGCCTGCTGGATTTGCTCTTGGGAGCATTGAAGGGCGGGTCGCCATTCACTACATCAACCCTCCTAACCC agccAAGGATAACTTCACCTTCAAGTGCCACAGGTCGAATGGAACCAACACAACCACACCACAAGACATCTATGCT GTGAATGCCATCTCCTTCCACCCTGTCCACGGTACACTGGCGACTGTTGGGTCTGACGGTCGCTTTAGCTTCTGGGATAAAGACGCTCGCACCAAGCTGAAGACCTCGGAGCAGCTGGACCAGCCAATCACAGCTTGCTCGTTCAACAACAATGGCAACATCTTTGCCTACGCCTCTAGCTATGACTGGTCAAAG GGGCATGAGTACTACAACCCTCAGAAAAAGAACTACATCTTCCTGCGTAATGCTACTGAGGAGCTGAAACCTCGGAATAAGAAATG a
- the LOC109907818 gene encoding mRNA export factor isoform X1, with translation MSLFGTSTGFGAGGFGAATTDTHNPMKDVEVTSPPDDSISCLAFSPPAMPGNFLIGGSWANDVRCWEVQDNGQTVPKAQQMHTGPVLDVCWSEDGSKVFTASCDKTAKMWDLNSNQAIQIAQHDAPIRTVHWIKAPNYNCIMTGSWDKTLKFWDTRSPNPMMSLQLPERCYCADVVYPMAVVASAERGLIVYQLENQPSEFRRIDSPLKHQVTGFTYQHRCIAIFKDKQNKPAGFALGSIEGRVAIHYINPPNPAKDNFTFKCHRSNGTNTTTPQDIYAVNAISFHPVHGTLATVGSDGRFSFWDKDARTKLKTSEQLDQPITACSFNNNGNIFAYASSYDWSKGHEYYNPQKKNYIFLRNATEELKPRNKK, from the exons ATGAGCTTGTTTGGGACCAGCACTGGGTTTGGCGCAGGGGGATTCGGAGCGGCAACCACGGACACACACAACCCAATGAAG GATGTGGAAGTAACCTCACCCCCAGATGACAGCATCAGTTGCTTGGCGTTTAGTCCCCCTGCCATGCCAGGGAACTTCTTGATAGGGGGGTCCTGGGCCAATGAT GTGAGGTGTTGGGAGGTACAGGACAATGGGCAGACAGTCCCCAAAGCCCAGCAAATGCACACAGGTCCAGTCCTTGATGTCTGCTGGAGCGAA GATGGAAGCAAAGTTTTCACTGCATCTTGTGATAAGACTGCCAAAATGTGGGATCTCAACAGCAACCAGGCAATACAGATCGCACAG CATGATGCTCCTATCAGAACAGTCCACTGGATCAAAGCCCCCAACTACAACTGCATCATGACAGGCAGCTGGGACAAAACTCTGAAG TTCTGGGACACCCGTTCGCCCAACCCAATGATGTCCCTGCAGCTGCCGGAGAGGTGCTACTGTGCAGACGTG GTGTATCCCATGGCAGTGGTAGCATCGGCAGAGCGAGGTTTGATTGTATATCAGCTTGAGAACCAGCCGTCCGAGTTCAGGAGGATAGACTCACCACTCAAACACCAGGTGACTGGTTTCACATACCAG CACCGCTGCATAGCCATCTTTAAGGACAAACAGAACAAGCCTGCTGGATTTGCTCTTGGGAGCATTGAAGGGCGGGTCGCCATTCACTACATCAACCCTCCTAACCC agccAAGGATAACTTCACCTTCAAGTGCCACAGGTCGAATGGAACCAACACAACCACACCACAAGACATCTATGCT GTGAATGCCATCTCCTTCCACCCTGTCCACGGTACACTGGCGACTGTTGGGTCTGACGGTCGCTTTAGCTTCTGGGATAAAGACGCTCGCACCAAGCTGAAGACCTCGGAGCAGCTGGACCAGCCAATCACAGCTTGCTCGTTCAACAACAATGGCAACATCTTTGCCTACGCCTCTAGCTATGACTGGTCAAAG GGGCATGAGTACTACAACCCTCAGAAAAAGAACTACATCTTCCTGCGTAATGCTACTGAGGAGCTGAAACCTCGGAATAAGAAATG a
- the LOC109907818 gene encoding mRNA export factor isoform X2, translated as MSLFGTSTGFGAGGFGAATTDTHNPMKDVEVTSPPDDSISCLAFSPPAMPGNFLIGGSWANDVRCWEVQDNGQTVPKAQQMHTGPVLDVCWSEDGSKVFTASCDKTAKMWDLNSNQAIQIAQHDAPIRTVHWIKAPNYNCIMTGSWDKTLKFWDTRSPNPMMSLQLPERCYCADVVYPMAVVASAERGLIVYQLENQPSEFRRIDSPLKHQHRCIAIFKDKQNKPAGFALGSIEGRVAIHYINPPNPAKDNFTFKCHRSNGTNTTTPQDIYAVNAISFHPVHGTLATVGSDGRFSFWDKDARTKLKTSEQLDQPITACSFNNNGNIFAYASSYDWSKGHEYYNPQKKNYIFLRNATEELKPRNKKW; from the exons ATGAGCTTGTTTGGGACCAGCACTGGGTTTGGCGCAGGGGGATTCGGAGCGGCAACCACGGACACACACAACCCAATGAAG GATGTGGAAGTAACCTCACCCCCAGATGACAGCATCAGTTGCTTGGCGTTTAGTCCCCCTGCCATGCCAGGGAACTTCTTGATAGGGGGGTCCTGGGCCAATGAT GTGAGGTGTTGGGAGGTACAGGACAATGGGCAGACAGTCCCCAAAGCCCAGCAAATGCACACAGGTCCAGTCCTTGATGTCTGCTGGAGCGAA GATGGAAGCAAAGTTTTCACTGCATCTTGTGATAAGACTGCCAAAATGTGGGATCTCAACAGCAACCAGGCAATACAGATCGCACAG CATGATGCTCCTATCAGAACAGTCCACTGGATCAAAGCCCCCAACTACAACTGCATCATGACAGGCAGCTGGGACAAAACTCTGAAG TTCTGGGACACCCGTTCGCCCAACCCAATGATGTCCCTGCAGCTGCCGGAGAGGTGCTACTGTGCAGACGTG GTGTATCCCATGGCAGTGGTAGCATCGGCAGAGCGAGGTTTGATTGTATATCAGCTTGAGAACCAGCCGTCCGAGTTCAGGAGGATAGACTCACCACTCAAACACCAG CACCGCTGCATAGCCATCTTTAAGGACAAACAGAACAAGCCTGCTGGATTTGCTCTTGGGAGCATTGAAGGGCGGGTCGCCATTCACTACATCAACCCTCCTAACCC agccAAGGATAACTTCACCTTCAAGTGCCACAGGTCGAATGGAACCAACACAACCACACCACAAGACATCTATGCT GTGAATGCCATCTCCTTCCACCCTGTCCACGGTACACTGGCGACTGTTGGGTCTGACGGTCGCTTTAGCTTCTGGGATAAAGACGCTCGCACCAAGCTGAAGACCTCGGAGCAGCTGGACCAGCCAATCACAGCTTGCTCGTTCAACAACAATGGCAACATCTTTGCCTACGCCTCTAGCTATGACTGGTCAAAG GGGCATGAGTACTACAACCCTCAGAAAAAGAACTACATCTTCCTGCGTAATGCTACTGAGGAGCTGAAACCTCGGAATAAGAAATGGTGA
- the LOC109907820 gene encoding serine/arginine-rich splicing factor 6-like, which yields MVLHVTVYIKTTELSDFSLVNGILLSVGEAIRVSIVMPRVYVGKLSYHAREKDLQRFFNGYGKLMEIDLKNGYGFVEFEDNRDADDAVYELNGKELCGERVTVEHARGPRRDRDGYSGGGGGRSSSGYSSSRSRTGRDKYGPPVRTEYRLIVENLSSRCSWQDLKDFMRQAGEVTYADAHKERTNEGVIEFGSRSDMRRALDKLDGTDINGRKIRLVEEKSRRRRSYSGSRSRSRSRRRSRSRSSRSRSNSRSRSHSRSKRRRSRSGRKSRSCKSRSRSHTRKSRSRSDKSKSRSKSRSKVKSERDSSSPSKEKLTSKKSRSRSASPMGNGKEEPSSRSPSPAADRHSKSPDKRPVSRSPSRSRSRSASRD from the exons ATGGTTCTTCACGTCACCGTCTACATTAAAACTACCGAACTCAGCGACTTCTCTTTAGTTAACGGCATTTTGTTATCAGTTGGAGAAGCAATCCGAGTATCAATAGTCATGCCCCGCGTCTATGTTGGAAAACTAAGTTATCATGCTCGAGAAAAAGACCTTCAGCGGTTTTTCAATGGCTACGGAAAGCTTATGGAAATTGATCTGAAAAATGG atATGGATTTGTAGAGTTTGAGGACAATCGCGATGCGGATGACGCTGTGTATGAACTGAATGGCAAGGAGTTGTGCGGGGAGCGTGTGACCGTGGAACATGCAAGAGGACCGCGGCGCGACCGAGATGGATATAGTGGTGGCGGGGGTGGTCGCA GTAGTAGTggttacagcagcagcagaagcCGCACTGGCAGGGATAAGTACGGGCCACCTGTCCGTACCGAGTACCGGCTGATCGTTGAGAATCTGTCCAGCCGCTGCAGCTGGCAGGATCTGAAG GATTTCATGCGCCAGGCTGGAGAGGTCACGTACGCTGACGCCCACAAGGAGCGTACCAACGAGGGTGTCATCGAGTTCGGCTCACGTTCGGACATGAGGAGGGCCCTGGACAAGCTGGACGGCACAGACATCAACGGGAGGAAGATCCGCCTGGTGGAGGAAAAGTCTCGCCGCCGCCGCTCCTACTCTGGCAGCCGCTCcag GTCTCGCAGCAGACGTCGCTCTCGTAGCAGGAGCAGCCGCTCCAGGAGTAACTCCAGGTCCCG ATCCCATTCTCGCAGCAAGAGACGTCGCTCTAGATCTGGAAGGAAGTCCCGTTCCTGCAAGTCTCGTTCCCGCTCTCACACCCGCAAATCCAGATCCCGCTCCGACAAAAGCAAGTCCCGTTCCAAGAGCCGTTCCAAGGTGAAATCCGAGCGGGATTCCAGCAGCCCTTCGAAGGAGAAGTTGACCAGCAAGAAGTCACGTAGCCGCTCGGCGTCCCCCATGGGGAATGGGAAGGAGGAGCCGTCCTCTCGCTCCCCGTCTCCAGCAGCTGACCGCCACTCCAAGTCTCCAGACAAGCGTCCTGTCTCCCGCTCCCCATCTCGCTCCAGGTCTAGATCAGCTTCCCGAGATTAA